A window of the Salvelinus alpinus chromosome 3, SLU_Salpinus.1, whole genome shotgun sequence genome harbors these coding sequences:
- the chadlb gene encoding chondroadherin-like b isoform X3 has protein sequence MYSMDCPAALRSLLVLLLAIPGAHLGKCPKECICDQISLTVTCVNKNLTEVPPTIDEITVKLDLRSNYIQELPSGAFKHTPYLTHLSMQRCNLRTVKEGAFRALGRLVFLNLANNNMEILYQESFDGLSSLKQLLIDRNRVEEIQPGAFSQLGFLNLLSLTHNQLTYIPNMAFQGLQNIKWLRLSHNSVNYMATEAFAGLFTLTRLSLDHNELQFFPTETMTRLPEVTRLDLSFNPMTFLGEETVSMNKLTHLFMDHMSLQDLSHTAVSLSPSLTHLDLSHNQLRVLQPFTPASPKLARLNLAGNPIYCNCYLLPLREWGIRKKVKLMGACGGPAHFSGENLEAIHPRDLRCQSQEAMLKAEFEEQTRVMSPPTPEPTNKVKCPANCACEGETHHSSCENRGHTKVPLGFSPNTRLLDLRGNHFHYIPANSFTGVAKVVSLHLQRCKIVEVEPGAFHGMKGLVYLYLSENELDSLSPDAFKGMPQLTYLHLEKNKFTVFPKGAFKLLPGLLALHMENNSIAKLEPGILNGAEKLRGLYLTSNIINGVAPRALDPAPDLDTLHLGGNKLKEVPSDALAKTGNLGELRLSGNPIRWIGPHAFQPLARALKDLYLDGMGLEKMSKDSLAGLGAGLRSLYLEGNQLEEVPDFNPLTGLEVINLAENPLLCGLRR, from the exons ATGTATTCGATGGACTGCCCCGCAGCCTTGAGGTCTCTGCTGGTACTGCTCTTGGCCATCCCGGGGGCGCACCTTGGCAAGTGCCCAAAGGAGTGCATATGTGACCAAATCTCACTCACTGTTACCTGTGTCAACAAAAACCTGACAGAGGTGCCTCCCACAATCGACGAG ATTACAGTGAAACTGGATCTGAGAAGCAACTACATCCAGGAGCTGCCATCAGGTGCGTTCAAACACACGCCGTACCTGACACACCTGTCCATGCAGCGCTGCAATCTCCGCACCGTGAAGGAGGGGGCGTTCCGTGCTCTGGGTCGTCTCGTCTTCCTCAACCTGGCCAACAACAACATGGAGATCCTCTATCAG GAGTCGTTCGACGGTCTCTCCTCACTGAAGCAGCTGCTGATTGACCGTAACCGAGTGGAGGAGATCCAGCCAGGGGCCTTCTCTCAGCTGGGGTTCCTCAACCTGCTCTCCCTCACCCACAACCAGCTCACCTATATCCCCAACATGGCCTTCCAGGGCCTGCAGAACATAAAATGGCTGCGCCTTAGCCACAACTCTGTTAACTACATGGCCACTGAGGCCTTCGCAGGCCTGTTCACCCTCACGCGCCTCAGCCTTGACCACAACGAGCTGCAGTTCTTTCCTACTGAGACCATGACCAG ACTCCCAGAGGTGACCCGTCTGGACCTCAGCTTCAACCCCATGACCTTCCTGGGTGAGGAGACTGTCTCCATGAACAAACTCACCCACCTCTTCATGGACCACATGTCCCTGCAGGACCTGTCCCACACGGCCgtgtccctgtccccctctctcacccacctGGACCTCAGCCACAACCAGCTCCGTGTCCTCCAGCCCTTCACTCCAGCCTCCCCCAAGCTGGCCCGCCTTAACCTGGCTGGAAACCCCATCTACTGCAACTGCTACCTGCTGCCGCTGAGGGAGTGGGGCATCCGGAAGAAGGTGAAGCTGATGGGGGCTTGCGGGGGACCGGCTCACTTCTCTGGGGAGAACCTGGAGGCCATCCACCCCCGGGACCTGCGCTGCCAGAGCCAGGAGGCCATGCTGAAGGCTGAGTTTGAGGAGCAGACCAGGGTGATGTCGCCCCCCACCCCCGAGCCCACCAACAAGGTCAAGTGTCCTGCCAACTGTGCCTGTGAG GGTGAGACACACCACTCCTCCTGTGAGAACCGCGGCCACACCAAAGTCCCCCTCGGCTTCTCCCCCAACACGCGCCTCCTCGACCTGCGGGGCAACCACTTCCACTACATCCCTGCCAACAGTTTTACCGGCGTTGCCAAGGTAGTCTCCCTCCATCTACAGCGCTGTAAGATTGTGGAGGTGGAGCCTGGTGCGTTCCACGGCATGAAAGGGCTGGTCTACCTTTACCTCTCCGAGAATGAGCTTGACTCCCTCAGCCCCGACGCCTTCAAGGGCATGCCTCAGCTCACCTACCTCCACTTGGAGAAGAACAAATTCACAGTCTTCCCCAAGGGGGCCTTCaagctgctgcctggcctgctggCCCTTCACATGGAGAACAACTCTATCGCCAAGCTGGAGCCAGGGATCCTGAATGGGGCTGAGAAGCTGAGGGGGCTCTATCTGACCTCCAACATCATCAATGGTGTGGCCCCCAGGGCACTTGACCCGGCCCCCGACCTCGACACTCTTCACTTGGGAGGAAACAAGCTCAAGGAGGTTCCCAGTGATGCGTTAGCGAAGACAGGCAACCTGGGAGAGTTACGGTTGTCTGGGAATCCCATTCGCTGGATTGGACCGCATGCTTTCCAGCCATTAGCTAGGGCACTGAAGGATCTGTATCTGGACGGCATGGGTTTGGAGAAG ATGTCAAAGGACTCTCTGGCAGGGCTGGGTGCTGGTCTGAGGAGTCTATACCTAGAGGGGAACCAGCTAGAGGAGGTGCCTGACTTCAACCCTCTGACCGGCCTGGAGGTCATCAACCTGGCAGAGAACCCTCTGCTAT GTGGATTGAGAAGGTGA
- the chadlb gene encoding chondroadherin-like b isoform X2, whose amino-acid sequence MYSMDCPAALRSLLVLLLAIPGAHLGKCPKECICDQISLTVTCVNKNLTEVPPTIDEITVKLDLRSNYIQELPSGAFKHTPYLTHLSMQRCNLRTVKEGAFRALGRLVFLNLANNNMEILYQESFDGLSSLKQLLIDRNRVEEIQPGAFSQLGFLNLLSLTHNQLTYIPNMAFQGLQNIKWLRLSHNSVNYMATEAFAGLFTLTRLSLDHNELQFFPTETMTRLPEVTRLDLSFNPMTFLGEETVSMNKLTHLFMDHMSLQDLSHTAVSLSPSLTHLDLSHNQLRVLQPFTPASPKLARLNLAGNPIYCNCYLLPLREWGIRKKVKLMGACGGPAHFSGENLEAIHPRDLRCQSQEAMLKAEFEEQTRVMSPPTPEPTNKVKCPANCACEGETHHSSCENRGHTKVPLGFSPNTRLLDLRGNHFHYIPANSFTGVAKVVSLHLQRCKIVEVEPGAFHGMKGLVYLYLSENELDSLSPDAFKGMPQLTYLHLEKNKFTVFPKGAFKLLPGLLALHMENNSIAKLEPGILNGAEKLRGLYLTSNIINGVAPRALDPAPDLDTLHLGGNKLKEVPSDALAKTGNLGELRLSGNPIRWIGPHAFQPLARALKDLYLDGMGLEKMSKDSLAGLGAGLRSLYLEGNQLEEVPDFNPLTGLEVINLAENPLLCDCPLLPLRGLRR is encoded by the exons ATGTATTCGATGGACTGCCCCGCAGCCTTGAGGTCTCTGCTGGTACTGCTCTTGGCCATCCCGGGGGCGCACCTTGGCAAGTGCCCAAAGGAGTGCATATGTGACCAAATCTCACTCACTGTTACCTGTGTCAACAAAAACCTGACAGAGGTGCCTCCCACAATCGACGAG ATTACAGTGAAACTGGATCTGAGAAGCAACTACATCCAGGAGCTGCCATCAGGTGCGTTCAAACACACGCCGTACCTGACACACCTGTCCATGCAGCGCTGCAATCTCCGCACCGTGAAGGAGGGGGCGTTCCGTGCTCTGGGTCGTCTCGTCTTCCTCAACCTGGCCAACAACAACATGGAGATCCTCTATCAG GAGTCGTTCGACGGTCTCTCCTCACTGAAGCAGCTGCTGATTGACCGTAACCGAGTGGAGGAGATCCAGCCAGGGGCCTTCTCTCAGCTGGGGTTCCTCAACCTGCTCTCCCTCACCCACAACCAGCTCACCTATATCCCCAACATGGCCTTCCAGGGCCTGCAGAACATAAAATGGCTGCGCCTTAGCCACAACTCTGTTAACTACATGGCCACTGAGGCCTTCGCAGGCCTGTTCACCCTCACGCGCCTCAGCCTTGACCACAACGAGCTGCAGTTCTTTCCTACTGAGACCATGACCAG ACTCCCAGAGGTGACCCGTCTGGACCTCAGCTTCAACCCCATGACCTTCCTGGGTGAGGAGACTGTCTCCATGAACAAACTCACCCACCTCTTCATGGACCACATGTCCCTGCAGGACCTGTCCCACACGGCCgtgtccctgtccccctctctcacccacctGGACCTCAGCCACAACCAGCTCCGTGTCCTCCAGCCCTTCACTCCAGCCTCCCCCAAGCTGGCCCGCCTTAACCTGGCTGGAAACCCCATCTACTGCAACTGCTACCTGCTGCCGCTGAGGGAGTGGGGCATCCGGAAGAAGGTGAAGCTGATGGGGGCTTGCGGGGGACCGGCTCACTTCTCTGGGGAGAACCTGGAGGCCATCCACCCCCGGGACCTGCGCTGCCAGAGCCAGGAGGCCATGCTGAAGGCTGAGTTTGAGGAGCAGACCAGGGTGATGTCGCCCCCCACCCCCGAGCCCACCAACAAGGTCAAGTGTCCTGCCAACTGTGCCTGTGAG GGTGAGACACACCACTCCTCCTGTGAGAACCGCGGCCACACCAAAGTCCCCCTCGGCTTCTCCCCCAACACGCGCCTCCTCGACCTGCGGGGCAACCACTTCCACTACATCCCTGCCAACAGTTTTACCGGCGTTGCCAAGGTAGTCTCCCTCCATCTACAGCGCTGTAAGATTGTGGAGGTGGAGCCTGGTGCGTTCCACGGCATGAAAGGGCTGGTCTACCTTTACCTCTCCGAGAATGAGCTTGACTCCCTCAGCCCCGACGCCTTCAAGGGCATGCCTCAGCTCACCTACCTCCACTTGGAGAAGAACAAATTCACAGTCTTCCCCAAGGGGGCCTTCaagctgctgcctggcctgctggCCCTTCACATGGAGAACAACTCTATCGCCAAGCTGGAGCCAGGGATCCTGAATGGGGCTGAGAAGCTGAGGGGGCTCTATCTGACCTCCAACATCATCAATGGTGTGGCCCCCAGGGCACTTGACCCGGCCCCCGACCTCGACACTCTTCACTTGGGAGGAAACAAGCTCAAGGAGGTTCCCAGTGATGCGTTAGCGAAGACAGGCAACCTGGGAGAGTTACGGTTGTCTGGGAATCCCATTCGCTGGATTGGACCGCATGCTTTCCAGCCATTAGCTAGGGCACTGAAGGATCTGTATCTGGACGGCATGGGTTTGGAGAAG ATGTCAAAGGACTCTCTGGCAGGGCTGGGTGCTGGTCTGAGGAGTCTATACCTAGAGGGGAACCAGCTAGAGGAGGTGCCTGACTTCAACCCTCTGACCGGCCTGGAGGTCATCAACCTGGCAGAGAACCCTCTGCTATGTGACTGCCCCCTGCTGCCGCTAC GTGGATTGAGAAGGTGA
- the chadlb gene encoding chondroadherin-like b isoform X1, with the protein MYSMDCPAALRSLLVLLLAIPGAHLGKCPKECICDQISLTVTCVNKNLTEVPPTIDEITVKLDLRSNYIQELPSGAFKHTPYLTHLSMQRCNLRTVKEGAFRALGRLVFLNLANNNMEILYQESFDGLSSLKQLLIDRNRVEEIQPGAFSQLGFLNLLSLTHNQLTYIPNMAFQGLQNIKWLRLSHNSVNYMATEAFAGLFTLTRLSLDHNELQFFPTETMTRLPEVTRLDLSFNPMTFLGEETVSMNKLTHLFMDHMSLQDLSHTAVSLSPSLTHLDLSHNQLRVLQPFTPASPKLARLNLAGNPIYCNCYLLPLREWGIRKKVKLMGACGGPAHFSGENLEAIHPRDLRCQSQEAMLKAEFEEQTRVMSPPTPEPTNKVKCPANCACEGETHHSSCENRGHTKVPLGFSPNTRLLDLRGNHFHYIPANSFTGVAKVVSLHLQRCKIVEVEPGAFHGMKGLVYLYLSENELDSLSPDAFKGMPQLTYLHLEKNKFTVFPKGAFKLLPGLLALHMENNSIAKLEPGILNGAEKLRGLYLTSNIINGVAPRALDPAPDLDTLHLGGNKLKEVPSDALAKTGNLGELRLSGNPIRWIGPHAFQPLARALKDLYLDGMGLEKMSKDSLAGLGAGLRSLYLEGNQLEEVPDFNPLTGLEVINLAENPLLCDCPLLPLRMWIEKVNLKVRATCVHPPELRGRRVKDVHVFKACPGGESLPSAPFPKVSKPPKSTKPKPAHLNAPRQVKVVKTKIRKIQGPKPTVSKKTTKRSTVV; encoded by the exons ATGTATTCGATGGACTGCCCCGCAGCCTTGAGGTCTCTGCTGGTACTGCTCTTGGCCATCCCGGGGGCGCACCTTGGCAAGTGCCCAAAGGAGTGCATATGTGACCAAATCTCACTCACTGTTACCTGTGTCAACAAAAACCTGACAGAGGTGCCTCCCACAATCGACGAG ATTACAGTGAAACTGGATCTGAGAAGCAACTACATCCAGGAGCTGCCATCAGGTGCGTTCAAACACACGCCGTACCTGACACACCTGTCCATGCAGCGCTGCAATCTCCGCACCGTGAAGGAGGGGGCGTTCCGTGCTCTGGGTCGTCTCGTCTTCCTCAACCTGGCCAACAACAACATGGAGATCCTCTATCAG GAGTCGTTCGACGGTCTCTCCTCACTGAAGCAGCTGCTGATTGACCGTAACCGAGTGGAGGAGATCCAGCCAGGGGCCTTCTCTCAGCTGGGGTTCCTCAACCTGCTCTCCCTCACCCACAACCAGCTCACCTATATCCCCAACATGGCCTTCCAGGGCCTGCAGAACATAAAATGGCTGCGCCTTAGCCACAACTCTGTTAACTACATGGCCACTGAGGCCTTCGCAGGCCTGTTCACCCTCACGCGCCTCAGCCTTGACCACAACGAGCTGCAGTTCTTTCCTACTGAGACCATGACCAG ACTCCCAGAGGTGACCCGTCTGGACCTCAGCTTCAACCCCATGACCTTCCTGGGTGAGGAGACTGTCTCCATGAACAAACTCACCCACCTCTTCATGGACCACATGTCCCTGCAGGACCTGTCCCACACGGCCgtgtccctgtccccctctctcacccacctGGACCTCAGCCACAACCAGCTCCGTGTCCTCCAGCCCTTCACTCCAGCCTCCCCCAAGCTGGCCCGCCTTAACCTGGCTGGAAACCCCATCTACTGCAACTGCTACCTGCTGCCGCTGAGGGAGTGGGGCATCCGGAAGAAGGTGAAGCTGATGGGGGCTTGCGGGGGACCGGCTCACTTCTCTGGGGAGAACCTGGAGGCCATCCACCCCCGGGACCTGCGCTGCCAGAGCCAGGAGGCCATGCTGAAGGCTGAGTTTGAGGAGCAGACCAGGGTGATGTCGCCCCCCACCCCCGAGCCCACCAACAAGGTCAAGTGTCCTGCCAACTGTGCCTGTGAG GGTGAGACACACCACTCCTCCTGTGAGAACCGCGGCCACACCAAAGTCCCCCTCGGCTTCTCCCCCAACACGCGCCTCCTCGACCTGCGGGGCAACCACTTCCACTACATCCCTGCCAACAGTTTTACCGGCGTTGCCAAGGTAGTCTCCCTCCATCTACAGCGCTGTAAGATTGTGGAGGTGGAGCCTGGTGCGTTCCACGGCATGAAAGGGCTGGTCTACCTTTACCTCTCCGAGAATGAGCTTGACTCCCTCAGCCCCGACGCCTTCAAGGGCATGCCTCAGCTCACCTACCTCCACTTGGAGAAGAACAAATTCACAGTCTTCCCCAAGGGGGCCTTCaagctgctgcctggcctgctggCCCTTCACATGGAGAACAACTCTATCGCCAAGCTGGAGCCAGGGATCCTGAATGGGGCTGAGAAGCTGAGGGGGCTCTATCTGACCTCCAACATCATCAATGGTGTGGCCCCCAGGGCACTTGACCCGGCCCCCGACCTCGACACTCTTCACTTGGGAGGAAACAAGCTCAAGGAGGTTCCCAGTGATGCGTTAGCGAAGACAGGCAACCTGGGAGAGTTACGGTTGTCTGGGAATCCCATTCGCTGGATTGGACCGCATGCTTTCCAGCCATTAGCTAGGGCACTGAAGGATCTGTATCTGGACGGCATGGGTTTGGAGAAG ATGTCAAAGGACTCTCTGGCAGGGCTGGGTGCTGGTCTGAGGAGTCTATACCTAGAGGGGAACCAGCTAGAGGAGGTGCCTGACTTCAACCCTCTGACCGGCCTGGAGGTCATCAACCTGGCAGAGAACCCTCTGCTATGTGACTGCCCCCTGCTGCCGCTACGCAT GTGGATTGAGAAGGTGAACCTGAAGGTCCGGGCCACCTGTGTCCACCCACCTGAGCTGCGAGGCCGGAGGGTCAAGGACGTCCACGTCTTCAAGGCCTGCCCTGGCGGGGAAAGCCTGCCCTCTGCCCCCTTCCCCAAGGTTTCCAAACCCCCCAAGTCCACCAAACCCAAACCTGCCCACCTCAATGCCCCCAGACAGGTCAAAGTGGTGAAAACCAAAATTCGCAAGATTCAGGGCCCAAAGCCCACTGTCTCCAAGAAAACCACCAAGAGAAGCACGGTGGTTTGA